Proteins encoded within one genomic window of Methanosarcina barkeri str. Wiesmoor:
- a CDS encoding ABC transporter permease: MYELKIALRQVFSRKRQTFFAILAVALAVAVITVMMAMLSGFQGELIKSSTENSPHIVINPQDEKDGFIHLYKSNSALIMEKEGVIAVSPKYLGQAALEYKDNAEAISLQGIEPEAEDKVMRVSKDMIEGSFLSLTHTRHGIVLGDKLAENLGVQPGDRVDAVFPGSKTTSFKVIGLIHTGTEADEVTAYARLDSVQDFFNEPGVVSTIGVRVSDPYQADIIASSIERETELNAVSWIEANAEILNLLNTQKVFVNVFYILIYGIAGFGIANTLITIVAQRTREIGILKAMGASQKSIMIVFLFQSVILGAMGLVLGTILGYIATITLQSYKIAVPQEMYFGLQTLPLEVEPLNFVYAAFFAFIINIISGIYPARKAAKLDPVKAIESA, from the coding sequence ATGTATGAATTGAAAATAGCTTTGAGGCAAGTTTTTTCCAGAAAACGGCAAACCTTTTTTGCCATACTTGCAGTTGCCCTCGCCGTAGCCGTAATTACGGTAATGATGGCGATGCTTTCTGGCTTTCAAGGAGAGCTTATAAAGTCCAGTACTGAGAACAGTCCCCATATTGTTATCAATCCTCAGGATGAAAAAGACGGGTTCATTCATCTTTACAAATCCAATTCGGCCCTGATTATGGAAAAAGAAGGAGTTATAGCAGTGTCTCCCAAATATCTGGGTCAGGCAGCCCTGGAATATAAGGATAATGCAGAGGCTATTTCACTTCAGGGGATTGAACCTGAGGCTGAAGATAAGGTTATGAGAGTAAGCAAGGATATGATAGAAGGAAGCTTTCTATCGCTTACCCATACAAGGCACGGAATAGTACTTGGAGATAAACTTGCGGAAAATCTTGGGGTTCAGCCTGGGGACCGGGTAGATGCGGTGTTTCCTGGCTCAAAAACAACTTCTTTTAAGGTTATAGGTCTGATTCACACAGGAACTGAGGCAGATGAAGTAACAGCCTATGCAAGGCTGGACTCGGTACAGGATTTCTTCAATGAACCCGGAGTTGTAAGCACAATAGGGGTCAGGGTCTCAGACCCTTACCAGGCTGACATTATAGCAAGTTCAATTGAAAGAGAAACCGAGCTTAACGCAGTAAGCTGGATAGAAGCAAATGCAGAAATCCTTAATCTTCTAAACACTCAGAAGGTTTTCGTAAACGTTTTCTACATCCTTATTTACGGGATTGCTGGTTTCGGGATTGCAAATACTCTGATTACCATTGTTGCCCAGCGAACCCGAGAAATAGGCATCTTAAAAGCTATGGGAGCCTCTCAAAAAAGCATAATGATTGTTTTTCTTTTCCAGTCTGTAATTCTCGGAGCTATGGGATTGGTTTTGGGTACTATTCTGGGTTATATTGCAACCATTACTCTGCAGAGTTATAAAATCGCAGTTCCTCAGGAGATGTATTTCGGGCTCCAGACACTTCCTCTTGAAGTCGAACCTCTCAACTTCGTATATGCTGCTTTCTTTGCTTTCATAATCAACATAATCTCAGGTATTTACCCTGCAAGGAAAGCTGCAAAGCTTGACCCTGTAAAAGCCATAGAAAGTGCCTGA